One genomic segment of Flavobacteriaceae bacterium includes these proteins:
- a CDS encoding methionyl-tRNA formyltransferase produces MKIQLLTDNPKSWIIPYVHKLKEDLKLRYPSYRVLLVDDHEKVKEGDVLCLLACEKVFKKLKLNTYNLVVHESNLPKGKGWSPVTWQVLEGKSKIPVTLFEATDKVDSGKIYLQDFIILKGDELLTEIKHQQGIITNKLILEFIKKYPSITGREQFGEESFYKRRTAKDSELDIRSSIDKQFNLLRICDNERYPAFFYKNDVKYILKIFKENE; encoded by the coding sequence ATGAAAATCCAATTATTAACAGACAACCCAAAATCATGGATAATCCCCTATGTTCATAAACTAAAAGAAGATTTAAAACTGCGCTATCCAAGTTACCGTGTTCTTCTTGTTGATGATCACGAAAAAGTGAAAGAAGGAGATGTTTTGTGTTTGTTAGCATGTGAGAAGGTTTTCAAAAAGTTAAAATTGAATACATATAATTTAGTAGTTCATGAAAGTAATTTACCAAAAGGTAAAGGATGGTCTCCAGTTACTTGGCAAGTTCTGGAAGGGAAATCAAAGATTCCTGTAACGCTTTTTGAAGCTACTGATAAAGTAGATTCGGGGAAAATATATCTACAAGATTTTATCATTTTAAAAGGAGACGAATTGTTGACTGAAATAAAACATCAACAAGGAATTATTACAAATAAATTAATACTTGAATTCATAAAAAAATATCCAAGTATAACAGGTAGAGAACAATTCGGAGAAGAAAGTTTTTATAAGAGAAGAACAGCAAAAGATAGCGAATTAGATATTCGCTCAAGTATTGATAAACAATTTAATTTATTAAGAATTTGTGATAACGAGAGATACCCTGCATTTTTTTATAAGAACGATGTAAAGTATATACTTAAAATCTTCAAAGAGAATGAATAA
- the pseF gene encoding pseudaminic acid cytidylyltransferase produces the protein MLAIIPARGGSKRIPRKNIRPFLGKPIIAYSIETAIQSNLFDEVMVSTDNEEIAKIAMAYGAKIPFLRSDDNSNDFATTADVLVEVIKKYKELGKEFTYCSCIYPTSPFITQELIKQSIEKLISGKFDCVFPILRYSFPIQRAMRIDKEHRIAMINSENMSKRSQDLIPSFHDAGQFYSFHISKFLEEKKLWTSNTSYIEISELEAQDIDNETDWKLAELKYKIKIDEDENII, from the coding sequence ATGTTAGCTATCATACCAGCAAGAGGGGGGAGTAAAAGAATACCGAGAAAAAACATCAGACCCTTTTTAGGAAAACCTATCATAGCGTATTCGATAGAGACAGCCATACAAAGTAATTTATTTGACGAAGTAATGGTCTCTACGGATAATGAGGAAATTGCGAAAATAGCAATGGCATATGGTGCTAAAATTCCCTTTTTAAGAAGTGACGACAATTCTAATGATTTTGCAACTACAGCAGATGTGTTGGTAGAAGTTATAAAGAAATACAAAGAATTAGGAAAGGAATTTACTTATTGCTCATGTATTTATCCAACTTCCCCATTTATTACTCAAGAACTAATTAAACAATCTATAGAAAAATTAATTTCTGGAAAATTCGATTGTGTTTTCCCGATATTAAGATATAGTTTTCCAATTCAGAGAGCTATGCGAATTGATAAAGAACATAGAATCGCAATGATAAATAGTGAAAATATGTCTAAACGATCACAAGATTTAATACCATCATTTCATGACGCTGGGCAATTTTACAGTTTTCATATTAGTAAATTTTTAGAAGAGAAAAAACTTTGGACATCAAATACTAGCTATATAGAAATTAGTGAGCTAGAAGCACAAGACATTGATAATGAAACAGATTGGAAATTAGCAGAGTTGAAGTATAAAATAAAAATTGATGAAGACGAAAATATTATTTAG
- a CDS encoding methionyl-tRNA formyltransferase: MNNFVILSEKKWNKTLKEYCENIFPDSNWILIKTRGEFTYEFLKKVEPKKIFIPHWSYIIPEKIFSNFECIVFHMTDLPYGRGGSPLQNLIIRGHKETKISALRVTKGIDEGPIYLKKELNLLGTAEEIFLRANDVIAEMIKEIIIENPEPKNQEGIPTFFKRRKPEQGDIGNLDQPEVIYNYIRMLDAKGYPKAFLETEYLKLEFSGASIESDKIILADVRIIKK; this comes from the coding sequence ATGAATAATTTTGTAATTTTATCAGAAAAAAAATGGAATAAAACACTCAAAGAGTATTGTGAAAATATTTTTCCGGATAGCAATTGGATATTAATTAAAACTCGCGGAGAATTTACGTATGAATTTTTAAAAAAGGTAGAACCAAAAAAAATCTTTATCCCTCATTGGTCTTATATTATTCCAGAAAAAATTTTTTCAAATTTTGAATGTATTGTTTTTCACATGACTGATTTGCCTTATGGTAGAGGCGGAAGTCCATTACAGAATTTAATTATAAGAGGGCACAAAGAAACAAAAATATCTGCGTTAAGAGTTACAAAAGGAATTGATGAAGGGCCAATATATTTAAAAAAAGAGTTAAATTTATTAGGAACAGCAGAAGAGATTTTTTTAAGAGCTAATGATGTGATTGCGGAAATGATTAAAGAAATAATAATAGAAAACCCTGAACCAAAAAATCAAGAAGGAATTCCTACTTTTTTTAAAAGAAGAAAACCAGAACAAGGAGATATTGGAAACTTAGACCAACCTGAAGTAATATATAATTATATAAGAATGTTAGATGCAAAAGGGTATCCGAAAGCATTTCTGGAAACAGAATACTTAAAACTTGAGTTTAGCGGAGCTTCAATAGAATCAGATAAAATAATTTTAGCCGATGTTAGAATCATTAAGAAATAA
- a CDS encoding PIG-L family deacetylase produces MLESLRNKKILVVAAHPDDELLGLGASMNRLITEFDCTIRVVILGEGITSRSDQRDIDLWEKELESHRNNIENARKSIGYHSVRIHDFPDNRFDAIDLLEIIKIVEKEKHEFNPEVIFTHHGGDLNIDHQRTFEAVITAIRPMKREKVTTIITFETPSSTEWRASIDPRHFIPNLFIEVSEENLKAKIKGMESYEFEKRIFPHPRSPEALRTLAKRWGIVVGKNYAEAFCLVRNIN; encoded by the coding sequence ATGTTAGAATCATTAAGAAATAAAAAAATATTAGTTGTAGCAGCTCATCCAGATGATGAATTATTGGGTTTGGGAGCAAGTATGAATCGTTTAATTACAGAATTTGACTGTACAATCAGAGTTGTTATTTTAGGAGAAGGAATTACTTCTCGATCCGATCAAAGAGATATCGATCTTTGGGAAAAAGAATTGGAAAGTCATAGAAATAATATTGAAAATGCTAGAAAATCTATTGGGTATCATTCTGTAAGAATTCATGACTTTCCAGATAATAGGTTTGATGCTATTGATTTACTTGAAATTATTAAAATTGTAGAAAAAGAAAAACACGAATTTAACCCTGAAGTAATTTTCACACATCATGGAGGAGATTTGAATATAGATCATCAGAGAACATTTGAAGCGGTTATTACTGCCATTCGACCTATGAAGCGAGAAAAAGTGACCACGATTATTACTTTTGAAACTCCCTCTAGCACAGAATGGAGAGCATCAATAGATCCACGTCATTTTATTCCAAACCTTTTTATTGAGGTGTCTGAAGAAAATTTGAAAGCAAAAATCAAAGGTATGGAAAGTTATGAGTTTGAAAAAAGAATTTTTCCACATCCAAGATCTCCAGAAGCTTTAAGAACATTAGCAAAAAGGTGGGGAATCGTAGTTGGTAAAAACTATGCAGAAGCATTCTGCTTGGTTAGGAATATTAATTAG
- the pseB gene encoding UDP-N-acetylglucosamine 4,6-dehydratase (inverting), with product MLNLNKKSILITGGTGSFGKMFTKLIFERYPDVKRLIIFSRDEQKHYQMSMEFPEEKYSSIRYFIGDVRDAKRLIRALEGVDIVIHAAAMKHVHIAEYNPIECVKTNILGAENLIEACFNTGVKNVVALSTDKAAAPINLYGATKLASDKLFVAANNIKGKRDVKFSVVRYGNVMGSNGSVMPFFLKKKKEGFLPITDKKMTRFNISLEDGCEMVFNALENAFGGEIFVPKIPSYKITDVATAIAPECEQKIVGVRPGEKLHEEMITSSDSLNTYDLGKYYAIIPIKPNFDMQEFITAFNAKKVPEGFSYNSGENKYWETLESLRELIKKHVDANFSLS from the coding sequence ATGCTAAACCTGAATAAAAAATCAATTTTGATAACGGGAGGGACAGGATCCTTCGGAAAGATGTTTACAAAATTGATTTTTGAAAGGTACCCCGATGTAAAACGTCTTATTATATTTTCCAGAGACGAACAAAAACACTATCAAATGTCTATGGAGTTTCCTGAAGAAAAATATAGCAGCATACGCTATTTTATTGGAGATGTAAGAGATGCAAAAAGGTTGATTCGTGCGCTGGAAGGCGTAGATATCGTAATTCATGCAGCAGCTATGAAACATGTGCATATTGCAGAATATAACCCCATTGAATGTGTAAAAACTAATATTTTAGGAGCAGAAAATCTTATAGAAGCTTGTTTTAATACCGGAGTTAAAAATGTGGTAGCATTATCTACAGATAAAGCTGCAGCACCCATAAATTTATATGGTGCTACTAAATTAGCTTCAGATAAATTATTTGTTGCCGCCAATAATATTAAAGGAAAAAGAGATGTTAAATTTTCTGTGGTACGATATGGAAATGTAATGGGTTCTAACGGTTCTGTAATGCCCTTTTTTTTAAAAAAGAAAAAAGAAGGTTTTTTGCCTATTACCGATAAAAAAATGACACGCTTCAATATCAGCCTGGAAGATGGTTGTGAGATGGTTTTCAATGCTTTAGAAAATGCTTTTGGAGGCGAGATATTTGTGCCCAAGATACCGTCGTATAAAATTACTGACGTAGCAACAGCCATAGCTCCAGAGTGCGAACAAAAAATTGTTGGTGTCAGGCCAGGAGAAAAGTTACATGAAGAAATGATTACCTCTTCAGATTCCTTAAACACATATGACTTGGGAAAGTATTATGCCATTATCCCCATAAAACCTAATTTTGACATGCAAGAATTCATTACTGCATTTAATGCAAAAAAAGTACCGGAAGGATTTAGTTATAACTCCGGAGAAAATAAGTACTGGGAAACCTTGGAAAGCCTAAGAGAACTTATAAAAAAACACGTTGATGCTAACTTTTCTTTATCATGA
- the pseG gene encoding UDP-2,4-diacetamido-2,4,6-trideoxy-beta-L-altropyranose hydrolase: protein MKTKILFRADGNEKIGLGHLYRLFALVEIYKEYYNYDFVTRETSATEIIPDSYNIKIIPKELAILDEPKWLSECYKDPKLIIIADGYEYTSAYQKRIKELGFQLIYIDDLAIETLYADCVVNHSPYVKPSHFCKQEYTQLALGLSYAILRPEFLKVAQEKKQIKKIDSVFICFGGADFFDLTYKSTQALLTFSNVKKIHIILGASYKHNAIYDLVKNNKNILTLHSNLNELELLHIMKKSNFGIVPSSTICYELCSVKMPILSGYFVDNQELIYKGFVEKNVIFEGGNLKNYSVNDFTKKINEIFQYPKEKYEEQIKNQYALFDGQQKERFLSLIKAL, encoded by the coding sequence ATGAAGACGAAAATATTATTTAGAGCTGATGGAAATGAAAAGATTGGGCTAGGTCATTTATATAGATTGTTTGCACTTGTAGAAATATATAAAGAGTACTATAATTATGACTTTGTAACAAGAGAAACATCTGCAACAGAAATAATACCCGATTCTTATAATATAAAGATAATACCCAAGGAATTAGCAATTTTAGATGAACCTAAGTGGCTGTCTGAATGTTACAAAGATCCAAAACTAATTATAATTGCTGATGGTTATGAATACACATCGGCCTATCAAAAACGAATAAAAGAGCTAGGATTTCAATTAATTTACATTGATGATTTAGCTATTGAAACGCTATATGCAGACTGTGTTGTAAATCATTCACCTTATGTAAAACCGAGTCATTTTTGTAAACAAGAATACACACAATTAGCTTTAGGTTTGTCTTATGCAATTTTAAGACCAGAGTTTTTAAAAGTAGCTCAAGAGAAAAAACAAATTAAAAAAATTGACTCTGTATTTATTTGTTTTGGTGGGGCAGATTTTTTTGATTTAACATATAAATCAACACAAGCTTTATTAACGTTTTCAAATGTTAAAAAAATCCACATAATTCTAGGGGCATCATATAAACACAATGCGATATATGATCTAGTGAAAAACAATAAAAATATACTTACTTTGCATTCTAATTTGAACGAATTAGAATTATTGCATATCATGAAAAAAAGTAATTTTGGAATTGTTCCTTCTAGCACTATTTGTTATGAATTATGTAGTGTGAAAATGCCAATTCTTTCAGGGTATTTTGTAGACAATCAAGAATTGATTTATAAAGGGTTTGTAGAAAAAAATGTGATATTTGAAGGGGGTAACCTTAAAAACTACTCCGTAAATGATTTTACAAAAAAAATTAATGAAATATTTCAGTACCCTAAAGAAAAATATGAAGAGCAGATAAAAAATCAATATGCCCTTTTTGATGGTCAACAAAAAGAACGATTTTTGTCTTTAATCAAAGCATTATGA
- the pseC gene encoding UDP-4-amino-4,6-dideoxy-N-acetyl-beta-L-altrosamine transaminase has product MKPIPYGRQYIDQDDIDAVVETLTADFLTQGPKIQEFEQKFAAYVGATYAVAVTNATAGLHLAVMALGLKKGERIITTPITFAASANCARYVGAKVWFADIDKDTYLLSLESTKQLIESKPKGFFTGIIPVDFAGLPVNLEAFRALADAHDLWMVEDACHAPGGYFTDSKGVRQKCGNGNLADVSVFSFHPVKHIACGEGGIITTNSKKIYEKLSLLRTHGITKKNMSQNHGGWYYEMQELGFNYRLTDIQSALGITQLAKNDTGVTRRNQIAEKYKKAFHNIVKFQSLPSGMYNAHHLFVIEIANRKGLYDYLREHQIYAQVHYIPIYTLPYYKEMGYDNTNLTNAENYYAHCLSLPMFPTLTDEEQDFIIEKVVSFVCE; this is encoded by the coding sequence ATGAAACCCATACCATATGGCAGGCAATATATAGATCAAGATGATATCGATGCGGTAGTGGAAACACTCACTGCAGACTTTTTGACTCAGGGACCCAAAATACAAGAGTTTGAACAAAAGTTTGCAGCATATGTAGGAGCAACATACGCCGTTGCCGTAACTAATGCAACTGCCGGTCTCCATCTGGCAGTAATGGCATTAGGATTAAAAAAGGGAGAACGGATCATTACCACTCCTATCACCTTTGCTGCTTCTGCAAATTGCGCCAGATATGTAGGTGCAAAGGTTTGGTTTGCAGATATAGATAAAGACACGTATTTGCTGTCATTAGAAAGTACAAAGCAATTAATTGAAAGCAAACCGAAAGGCTTTTTTACAGGAATCATACCTGTTGATTTTGCCGGGCTACCAGTGAATTTGGAAGCATTTAGAGCATTGGCAGATGCTCATGATCTTTGGATGGTAGAAGATGCCTGTCATGCCCCGGGAGGTTATTTTACAGATTCAAAAGGAGTCCGTCAAAAATGCGGAAACGGAAATTTGGCAGATGTAAGTGTCTTCTCTTTTCATCCTGTTAAACATATTGCCTGCGGAGAAGGAGGCATAATAACGACCAATTCTAAAAAAATATATGAAAAATTAAGCTTGCTTAGAACTCATGGAATCACTAAAAAAAATATGTCTCAAAATCACGGAGGATGGTATTATGAAATGCAGGAACTGGGATTTAATTATAGATTAACAGACATACAATCGGCATTAGGAATAACACAATTAGCAAAAAATGACACAGGCGTTACTAGAAGAAATCAAATTGCAGAAAAGTATAAAAAAGCATTTCATAACATCGTAAAATTTCAGAGTCTACCTTCTGGAATGTACAATGCACACCATCTATTTGTTATAGAAATAGCAAATAGAAAAGGACTGTACGATTACTTACGAGAACATCAAATTTATGCTCAGGTTCATTACATTCCAATTTATACCTTACCGTATTACAAGGAAATGGGGTATGATAATACTAATTTGACCAACGCAGAAAATTATTATGCACATTGTCTAAGTTTACCAATGTTTCCAACATTAACTGATGAAGAACAAGACTTTATTATAGAAAAAGTAGTATCTTTTGTTTGTGAGTAA
- a CDS encoding O-antigen polysaccharide polymerase Wzy yields MIGIYVGENSIRYSAQWIRFEDLSYINLSIKYLRIGFYILLVTFFLLQFFFKEYRLKKSADNGFKKLFVADISWIIIILLSIPLYIVFIDIYIPVFQDKTFISKYFQDRLEDFIPYRPFYTLSINAFSTILFLQINYFLSSYKRISFFKLLINKKFLKLGFIFITLFFTAKRGQIYYPIFISLIAYLIYKRHLLKLVFLGSTSVIVIGLSRNFSEIFRGELSLEHTLMTLSTSFFVSVRELTRVLFFFNNNDYGFLYGKTYIAGFFSFIPTKINALKANYNYMRYTSIISNQNPDEFGGMRSTYIGEAYINFGLVGIVLLPILFGILVYLIHLFIKKYSGDNFIYYIMVFWMFKILVLPFYENGSSMFLFFFITVIFMFICALTIRTKNKRAVLKITFLRKNDRK; encoded by the coding sequence ATGATTGGAATTTATGTAGGGGAAAATTCGATTCGCTATAGTGCTCAATGGATTAGATTTGAAGATTTAAGTTATATCAATCTTAGTATAAAATACTTAAGAATAGGATTTTATATTTTACTAGTTACGTTTTTCTTACTTCAGTTTTTTTTTAAAGAATACAGGTTAAAGAAATCTGCGGACAATGGATTCAAGAAACTTTTTGTAGCAGATATATCTTGGATCATAATTATTTTATTGTCAATACCGCTTTATATTGTTTTCATTGATATTTATATTCCCGTATTCCAAGACAAAACATTTATTTCCAAATACTTTCAGGACAGACTAGAAGACTTTATACCTTATAGGCCTTTTTATACCTTATCTATCAATGCATTTTCAACAATACTGTTTCTACAAATAAACTACTTCTTAAGCTCTTATAAAAGGATATCTTTTTTCAAATTATTGATTAATAAAAAGTTTTTAAAACTCGGTTTTATTTTCATAACATTGTTTTTTACTGCTAAAAGAGGGCAGATATATTATCCTATTTTTATATCACTTATAGCGTATTTGATTTATAAAAGACATTTATTGAAGCTAGTGTTTTTAGGTTCAACGTCAGTAATTGTTATAGGTTTGTCTAGAAATTTTTCGGAGATTTTCAGAGGTGAATTATCATTAGAACATACGTTGATGACTTTATCGACTTCTTTTTTTGTTTCCGTAAGAGAATTAACAAGAGTCCTTTTTTTCTTTAATAATAATGATTATGGTTTTCTGTATGGGAAAACATATATAGCTGGATTTTTTAGTTTTATCCCGACAAAAATTAATGCACTAAAAGCGAACTATAATTATATGAGGTATACCTCAATAATTTCTAATCAAAATCCGGATGAATTTGGAGGAATGCGTTCGACATATATTGGTGAAGCGTATATAAATTTTGGACTTGTGGGAATTGTCTTACTGCCAATTTTATTTGGAATATTAGTATATTTGATTCACCTTTTTATCAAGAAATATTCTGGAGACAATTTCATTTATTATATTATGGTATTTTGGATGTTTAAAATATTAGTACTTCCTTTTTATGAAAATGGAAGTTCTATGTTTTTATTCTTTTTCATTACAGTTATATTTATGTTTATATGTGCACTTACAATTAGAACAAAGAATAAAAGAGCCGTTTTAAAAATTACTTTTTTAAGAAAAAATGATAGGAAATAG
- the pseI gene encoding pseudaminic acid synthase, whose protein sequence is MKIGNKHIGGNSPSFIIAELSANHNGSLEVAVETIRAAKRVGADAIKLQTYTPDTMTIDCDNEYFQINKGTLWDGKTLYELYGEAYTPWEWHQQLFEVAKEERLICFSSPFDIRAVDFLEKMEVPAYKIASFEIQDIPLIKYAASKMKPIIISTGIADEKDVQLAVNTCREVGNHNIALLKCTSSYPSPLELANLKTIPDIKERFNVEVGFSDHTYGSLAPSVAVTLGAKIIEKHFILDKSIGGPDADFSLDEKEFAEMVNAVRNTEKMLGKVSYELSEKVINNRKFSRSLFVVEDVKKGDKITEKNIRSIRPGYGLHPKFYNEILGKIFDDDIKRGTPLKLGFIKNFEFDE, encoded by the coding sequence ATGAAAATAGGAAATAAACATATAGGTGGAAATTCACCCTCTTTTATTATCGCAGAACTATCAGCAAATCACAATGGGAGTTTGGAAGTAGCTGTAGAAACAATAAGAGCTGCTAAAAGAGTGGGAGCCGATGCAATAAAGCTCCAGACATATACACCGGATACTATGACTATTGATTGTGATAATGAATATTTTCAAATCAATAAAGGAACTTTATGGGATGGTAAAACCTTATATGAATTATACGGAGAAGCTTATACTCCTTGGGAATGGCATCAACAACTTTTTGAAGTAGCTAAAGAAGAAAGGTTAATTTGTTTTTCTTCTCCTTTTGACATTCGGGCAGTTGATTTTTTAGAAAAAATGGAAGTCCCAGCATATAAGATAGCATCTTTTGAAATTCAAGATATTCCTTTAATAAAATATGCTGCCTCCAAAATGAAGCCTATTATTATTTCAACAGGAATTGCTGATGAAAAAGATGTGCAATTGGCTGTGAATACATGTCGTGAAGTTGGAAATCATAATATAGCATTGTTAAAATGTACCTCTTCTTACCCATCTCCATTAGAATTAGCAAATTTGAAAACAATCCCAGATATAAAAGAGAGATTTAATGTAGAAGTAGGGTTTTCAGACCATACTTATGGTTCATTAGCTCCGTCTGTTGCTGTAACTTTGGGAGCAAAAATTATCGAGAAGCATTTTATTTTAGATAAATCTATTGGAGGTCCTGACGCTGATTTTTCTCTTGATGAAAAAGAGTTTGCAGAGATGGTAAATGCAGTTAGAAATACCGAGAAAATGTTAGGAAAAGTCTCGTATGAATTATCTGAAAAAGTAATAAATAACAGGAAGTTTTCGCGATCCTTATTTGTAGTGGAAGATGTGAAAAAAGGAGATAAGATAACAGAAAAAAATATTCGTTCTATACGACCAGGTTATGGTTTGCATCCTAAGTTTTATAATGAAATTTTAGGAAAAATTTTTGATGATGATATAAAAAGAGGAACACCTTTAAAATTGGGTTTTATTAAAAATTTTGAATTTGATGAATAA
- the rfbC gene encoding dTDP-4-dehydrorhamnose 3,5-epimerase produces the protein MNITETHLKGCFIIEPDIFGDDRGYFFESYNQQKFEKLTGLKITFVQDNQSCSQRGVLRGLHIQTGKYAQAKLVRVIKGSVLDVVVDIRLGSATFGQPFSIELSEKNNKQLFVPRGFAHGFSVLENETIFAYKCDNYYNKVAESGIIYNDAELNIDWMLQPHEIILSSKDKELKNLDNLRKKMKYAKPE, from the coding sequence ATGAATATTACCGAAACACATTTAAAAGGATGTTTTATTATAGAACCCGATATTTTTGGCGATGACAGAGGTTATTTTTTCGAAAGTTACAATCAACAAAAATTTGAAAAATTAACAGGGTTAAAAATAACGTTTGTTCAAGATAATCAGTCCTGTTCACAAAGAGGTGTTTTGAGAGGGTTGCATATTCAAACAGGAAAATATGCACAAGCCAAACTGGTAAGAGTTATTAAAGGAAGTGTATTAGATGTAGTGGTAGATATTCGACTCGGATCGGCTACTTTTGGGCAGCCTTTTTCAATAGAATTATCAGAAAAAAATAATAAGCAATTATTTGTGCCAAGAGGCTTTGCACATGGCTTTTCTGTTTTGGAAAATGAGACTATTTTTGCTTATAAATGTGATAATTATTACAACAAAGTAGCGGAAAGCGGAATTATATATAACGATGCGGAGTTAAACATAGATTGGATGTTGCAACCACACGAAATAATACTATCGTCAAAAGACAAAGAACTAAAAAATTTAGACAACTTGCGTAAAAAAATGAAATATGCTAAACCTGAATAA